In the genome of Massilibacillus massiliensis, one region contains:
- a CDS encoding DNA cytosine methyltransferase → MYKVVDLFAGAGGLSYGFAQTKKFKIVVAAENNINAQATYKLNHEDVRMFSDVAEVKASSIAEFGDIDVVIGGPPCQGFSNANRQKNTAVSMNNRLVKEFVRVITELKPQVFVMENVSMLKSSVHRFYLEEGDETLECKEIDMMPDKIELLPADITLEILKNAKDNQELGAIIKNDQFKTQFQWSTKKYLLFNSIYKVAAQKTDKEEEKNTQHNKLVERIKKHKKKLLFECNQITRNGKPSNQILQFDYNCAIFFENVLNGMESISVDALRLVLKPSIIVQRMISKWQELISRKIIIDSYDKSHGFVANVRSYAVLDYIKGILGSEPYNYSITSDTLNAAEFGVPQKRMRYVIIGCESGLASRLDMPKGIFKEDEFRTVKDAIEDILEEIPSVDVNVAPIHIQKMDLPADSLGYRLRNSGLLYNHVNTDTRETAKKRFKKLAEGENFHDLPKELKNTYTNGERTQNTIYLKLEYDKPCGTVVNVRKSMWIHPKHSRALSIREAARLQTFPDKFVFKGTKDSQYQQVGNAVPPILGEAIAEKVLEILDSHDDE, encoded by the coding sequence ATGTACAAAGTAGTAGACCTATTTGCTGGGGCCGGTGGTTTAAGTTATGGCTTTGCTCAGACCAAAAAATTTAAAATTGTAGTAGCTGCTGAAAACAATATCAACGCTCAGGCTACTTATAAATTAAATCATGAAGATGTAAGAATGTTTAGTGATGTGGCCGAGGTTAAAGCATCTTCCATAGCAGAATTCGGAGATATTGATGTTGTTATAGGTGGACCGCCTTGCCAAGGCTTTTCCAATGCTAATAGACAAAAAAACACAGCTGTTAGTATGAACAATCGATTGGTAAAGGAATTTGTAAGAGTAATAACTGAATTAAAACCGCAAGTATTTGTTATGGAAAATGTTAGTATGCTGAAATCCAGCGTACATCGCTTTTATTTAGAAGAAGGAGACGAGACACTGGAATGCAAAGAAATTGATATGATGCCAGATAAAATTGAACTTCTTCCAGCAGACATAACGCTTGAGATTTTAAAAAATGCCAAGGACAATCAAGAATTAGGCGCAATCATTAAAAATGATCAGTTTAAAACACAGTTTCAGTGGAGTACAAAAAAATATTTGCTGTTTAACAGCATTTATAAAGTTGCCGCTCAGAAAACAGATAAGGAAGAAGAGAAAAATACGCAGCATAATAAATTGGTGGAGCGTATTAAAAAGCATAAGAAAAAATTACTATTTGAATGCAATCAAATAACGAGAAATGGTAAACCGAGCAATCAAATTTTACAGTTTGACTATAATTGTGCGATTTTCTTTGAAAATGTACTTAACGGTATGGAATCGATTTCTGTTGATGCGCTAAGATTAGTTCTAAAGCCTTCTATTATTGTCCAAAGAATGATAAGCAAGTGGCAGGAGTTGATAAGCAGAAAAATTATTATAGATTCTTATGATAAATCCCACGGATTTGTAGCAAATGTGCGTTCTTATGCTGTACTTGATTATATAAAAGGAATTTTGGGATCTGAACCTTATAATTACAGTATAACTTCGGATACTTTAAATGCAGCTGAATTTGGTGTTCCGCAAAAGAGAATGCGCTATGTAATTATTGGCTGCGAATCAGGCCTTGCATCTAGATTAGATATGCCAAAAGGAATCTTCAAAGAGGATGAGTTCAGAACGGTGAAGGATGCTATTGAAGATATTTTAGAGGAAATTCCATCAGTTGATGTTAATGTAGCACCAATACATATTCAAAAAATGGATTTGCCTGCAGATAGTTTAGGGTATAGGCTACGGAACTCTGGTTTGTTGTATAATCATGTTAACACGGATACTCGGGAGACAGCAAAAAAAAGATTTAAAAAGTTGGCAGAAGGCGAAAATTTCCATGACCTTCCTAAGGAATTAAAAAATACTTACACTAATGGAGAGCGGACGCAAAACACGATTTATTTGAAATTGGAGTACGATAAGCCTTGTGGTACTGTGGTTAATGTTAGAAAATCCATGTGGATACACCCCAAGCATAGCAGAGCATTGAGTATTCGTGAAGCTGCAAGACTGCAGACTTTTCCGGATAAATTTGTTTTTAAAGGAACGAAGGATTCTCAATATCAGCAGGTTGGCAATGCAGTTCCGCCAATCTTAGGAGAAGCTATAGCTGAAAAAGTATTAGAGATTTTAGATTCTCACGATGATGAATAA